The genomic DNA CACGTGGAACTCAAGAAGCCGCATGCCTGCGGCGCCAACCGCTGGGAAGTCATTCGCCTGGGGATGGACATCAAGCTGCGGTGCACCCAGTGCGGCCGGTATGTGACGCTG from bacterium includes the following:
- a CDS encoding DUF951 domain-containing protein, with the protein product MPTTVPLQAGMHVELKKPHACGANRWEVIRLGMDIKLRCTQCGRYVTLDRPVCERRVRKVLETT